One window of Halichondria panicea chromosome 7, odHalPani1.1, whole genome shotgun sequence genomic DNA carries:
- the LOC135338341 gene encoding sorting nexin-2-like encodes MDGSPPPVDFEEDAEASASDEELEQSPFLDPETSAMDAIEPEPDLPVPTTDVNLFDDEEDKPLSKPVEPVVVETAPPPTIEASAADEEEPVQAKPLVEEGQGFFDEEPPVGNKPAEQAMSSQEELEESESGDTFELDVKVMNPEKVGTGMSSYIAFTVTTTTTMPQFKHPENSVKRRFSDFLGLHQRLMDAHLANGRIVPPAPEKSVMGMTKVKFSKSEENTVEFIERRRASLERYLNRLANHPVLRKDENFREFLENPADLPKASDTAAFSGAGFMRLMKNVGDSFAKISTKKADVDAWFDEQQQSYELLDSHLKKLHQAIETMISCRKDVCLSTNAFVKSVATLGNVEENDTLSRALSRLSEVEEKVEGFHQEQIQKDLFIFGEMVKDYIALLGSIKESFSMRAKLYNNWQSAQSTLAKKREAEVKLQVSGKPEKLAQIKQEIEDWEGKVEEGQKSFDKASKTLKAEVERFEANRSKEFKTKFVAYLESMMQMQQELIRVWEGYLPDAKAIA; translated from the exons ATGGACGGTTCTCCACCACCAGTAGACTTTGAAGAAGATGCAGAAGCGTCTGCATCCGATGAAGAGCTCGAGCAGTCCCCATTTTTGGACCCTGAAACCTCGGCGATGGATGCAATCGAGCCGGAGCCAGACTTGCCAGTACCAACTACTGATGTCAACTTGTTTGATGATGAAGAAGACAAGCCTCTCTCAAAGCCAGTAGAGCCAGTAGTTGTGGAGACAGCCCCTCCTCCCACGATAGAAGCAAGTGCGGCTGACGAAGAGGAACCTGTTCAGGCCAAACCTTTAGTGGAGGAGGGGCAAGGCTTTTTCGATGAAGAGCCACCAGTCGGCAACAAGCCAGCTGAACAG GCAATGTCGTCACAGGAGGAGCTAGAGGAGTCGGAGAGCGGAGATACGTTTGAACTGGATGTTAAGGTCATGAACCCTGAGAAAGTTGGGACTGGGATGTCCTCGTACATCGCCTTCACCGTAACCACGACAACCACGATGCCACAATTTAAACACCCCGAGAACAGTGTCAAGAGGAGATTCAGTGATTTCCTCGGCCTGCACCAGAGGCTGATGGACGCTCACCTTGCCAACGGACGTATTGTCCCTCCCGCCCCGGAGAAAAGTGTGATGG GCATGACAAAGGTGAAGTTCTCTAAGAGTGAGGAGAACACAGTCGAGTTCATTGAGAGGAGGAGGGCCTCCCTGGAGAG GTACTTGAATCGCCTTGCCAACCATCCTGTCCTGAGGAAGGACGAGAACTTCAGAGAATTCCTAGAGAACCCTGcagat tTGCCCAAGGCATCGGACACAGCTGCCTTCAGTGGTGCCGGGTTCATGCGACTCATGAAGAATGTCGGAGACTCCTTTGCCAAGATTAGCACCAAGAAGGCCGATGTGGATGCT TGGTTTGATGAGCAGCAGCAGAGTTATGAGCTGTTGGACAGTCACTTGAAGAAGTTGCACCAAGCCATAGAAACCATGATCAGCTGCAGAAAAG ATGTGTGTTTGTCCACGAATGCGTTTGTGAAGAGTGTTGCCACACTGGGGAATGTTGAGGAGAACGACACTCTCTCAAGAGCTCTCTCACGTCTGTCCGAGGTCGAGGAGAAAGTGGAAGGTTTTCATCAAGAGCAG ATTCAGAAAGACCTGTTCATATTTGGAGAGATGGTAAAGGACTACATTGCCTTGCTCGGCTCCATCAAA GAATCATTCTCCATGCGTGCCAAGCTGTACAACAACTGGCAGAGTGCTCAGAGCACACTGGCTAAGAAGAGAGAGGCCGAGGTCAAACTGCAAGTGAGCGGAAAACCAGAGAAACTGGCCCAGATCAAACAAGAGATAGAGGAT TGGGAGGGTAAAGTGGAAGAAGGACAGAAGAGCTTCGACAAAGCCTCCAAGACACTCAAGGCAGAAGTGGAGCGATTCGAG GCAAATCGGTCCAAAGAGTTTAAGACAAAGTTTGTGGCGTATCTTGAGTCGATGATGCAGATGCAGCAAGAG ttgatTCGAGTGTGGGAAGGCTACCTGCCCGATGCCAAAGCAATAGCTTGA